The genomic segment GTTCTCCGCTTTTTTCGTTGCCACAGGCACACCTTATCCGCGCGCCCTTACCCTCGGCATAAAGCCTGTGGATTGGCATGGACTGGAAAATGTGGAATACGGTCTCACCTTTCTTGATCAGGCAGGAAAAAATGAACTCCCTCTGGATTACTATAAAGATAAGAGGGTTATTGTAATAGGCGGAGGAAATGTCGCATTTGACGCTGCAAGAACAGCATACAGAATGGGTGGCAAGGTAACAATGGTATGCCTTGAGACCTGGGATAAGAAACACAAAGACGGTATCCCCGCAGACACCGAAGAGTTAGAAGGCGCCCACCAGGAAGGCATCCGGATAGTATACTCAAGGGGCGTCAGGAAAGTTATAGGCGAAAACAATAAATTTACAAAGGTCGATTGTCCGAAATGTACAAGCGTTTTCGATGAAAAAGGTTTTAATCCCAAATTTGATACATCCGATTGTATTGAAATTGAAGGTGATGTACTTTTGATTACCATAGGACAAGCATGGGACAGATCATTCCTTCAGGCCTCCGGGCTCTTTGATGAAAACGGCAGACTTGCCGTTGACCCTGTAACCCACCAGAGCTTGCTGAAAAAAGAAGTGTTTCTCGGTGGCGATGTCAGAAGAGTAGGCTTCATGGTGGATGCCATGGCCGAAGGCAGGCAGGCGGCAGATTCTATCGATAAATACTTAAGAGGACTCGGGTTACAACGCTGGATAGTAAGATATGAAGGGAGCAACGCCCCCCTGCGGGAAGTCTATAAACCTGAACCAACAGCAAAATGGACCTCTCCGGATAAACGGATGAATTTTGATGTCTTTGAAAAGGGATTCACCATTGATGAGGCAATCAAAGAGGCGCGCAGATGTCTTGAATGCGGCCCCTGCATCTCATGCAAGGCCTGCGTATCGGCAGGCATACAGCCGGAACTGCCTGCCGTAAAGATAGAAGAAAACCTTTGCAGCGGTTGCGGTATCTGTGTGGCGGCATGCAACTACAACACGGCTCATCTGACGGAAACAGAACAACTTTTTGACGGCAGGGTAATCGGCACAAAGAGGATCTCCTATACCGACCCCGTTCTTTGCAAGGCCTGTGGCATGTGTGTGGCTGCATGTCCGTCCGGGGCAAGGAGCCTTGTGCCCGATTTTTCCATTGAAAAACAGAATGCCGATTATGATCCCGGTATTGTCTGTTTTTACTGTAAGTTCGGTTGGGGATACACCTTTGACCAGGAAAAGTTGGATAAGATAAAGAAAATGATACCCGTTGTTTGCATCGGAAAGGTAGATGCAACCGATATACTCAAAGCGTTTAGCAAGGGCGCTGATGGTGTCCTGCTCCTCGGATGCGCTGATGGCGATTGTCATTTCCAGGACGGGAATCAGGAGGCAAGAAAGAGAATATATTTACTGCACTCAATACTGGAATCTTTCGGGATAGAAAAGGAAAGGCTGGAGGTGGTTACCGGCATTGATCCGCAGGCAGAGAAAGTATTGGGTATTATAAATGGTCTTGCTGATAGAATAAAAGGTCTTGGACCTAAAACAAGCGTAGGAGGATAAAAATGGCAGATAAACCTAAATTAGCGATATGCTGGTTCGGCGGATGCGGAGGATGTGATGAGGCTATCGTTGACCTGAATGAAGATATCCTCAAGGTGACAAACGCCTTTGATCTGGTCCTCTGGCCTGTAGCACTCGATTTTAAATACCACCACATTGAAGCAATGGAAGACAAAGAAATTACACTCAGCATAATAAATGGCTCCGTGAGAAATTCAGAACATGAGGAAATTGCCCATCTTTTGAGGAAAAAATCCCAGCTTGTGCTTGCCTTTGGCGCATGTGCATGTTTTGGAGGCACGCCCGGCATGGCAAATATGAGAAGTAAGGAAGATATTTTCCAGTGGGTTTATGAAGATGCACCGACAATCGTGAACCCGAAACACAACGTTCCACAAACTGTTTCAAATACAACCGGTTACGAATTGACGCTCCCGGAATTCTACGGACAGGTTTACCCGTTGAACCAGATAATAGATGTTGATTATTATCTGCCCGGATGTCCTCCACCGCCTAACCTGATATACAATGCGATAAGCGCTGCAATAGCAGGGGATCTGCCGCCAAAGGGCTCTACTCTTGCGCCTGAAAGGGCATTATGTGATGTTTGCGACAGGAATAAAACAAAACCGGAGCGTCTTGCCATATCCAATATTAAGAGGATACATGAAATTGAGGCTGATCCTGAAAAATGCTTTCTTGCACAGGGCGTGGTATGTACAGGACCTGCAACACGGTCAGGGTGCGGAGAAACATGCATAAAGACAAATATACCTTGCAGAGGTTGTTTCGGACCTGTTGAGGGCATCGCAGATATGGGCGCAAAATATCTCTCGGCCTTTGCTTCGATAATTGAGGCAGATACTGAGGAAAACAGAAAAAAGCTGATTGAAAGCCTGGATGATCCTGCCGGCTATTTCTATCGTTTCACAACCGCATCTTCTCTCCTGAAAAAGAGAAGAGATGCATCAAAGAAATAATGAGGTGTAAAAATGGCTAATAAGATAACGATAAATCCGGTAACAAGATTAGAAGGACACGGTAAGATAGACATTTTTCTTAATGACAACGGGGATGTTGCAGATGCATATTTCCAGGTAACAGAGTTGAGGGGCTTTGAAAGGTTCTGTATCGGCAGACCTGCCGAGGAAATGCCGAGGATAGTGCCCAACATTTGTGGCGTCTGCCCGACTCCTCATAATATGGCATCCACAAAAGCCCTTGATTATATGTATGGCGTTGCCCCCACCCCTACAGCAAAGCTTGTGAGGAAATTGCAGTATAATGCAAATTTTATTGAAGACCATTACATTCATTTCTTTTTCCTTGCCGGCCCTGATTTTGTAGTAGGACCGGACGCTAATCCCGCAGAGCGGAATATCCTGGGGGTCATTAATAAGGTTGGCCTGGATATAGGAAAAAAGGTCATAGAGATTAGAAAAAAGAC from the Pseudomonadota bacterium genome contains:
- a CDS encoding oxidoreductase; its protein translation is MADKPKLAICWFGGCGGCDEAIVDLNEDILKVTNAFDLVLWPVALDFKYHHIEAMEDKEITLSIINGSVRNSEHEEIAHLLRKKSQLVLAFGACACFGGTPGMANMRSKEDIFQWVYEDAPTIVNPKHNVPQTVSNTTGYELTLPEFYGQVYPLNQIIDVDYYLPGCPPPPNLIYNAISAAIAGDLPPKGSTLAPERALCDVCDRNKTKPERLAISNIKRIHEIEADPEKCFLAQGVVCTGPATRSGCGETCIKTNIPCRGCFGPVEGIADMGAKYLSAFASIIEADTEENRKKLIESLDDPAGYFYRFTTASSLLKKRRDASKK
- a CDS encoding hydrogenase iron-sulfur subunit; this encodes MWQLRNDEEARVEAAVKQVLPPCQVKCPIKEAIQRTNVMISLLPDDPEKAREGVIQIGDYLYERNPLFTVCGYICGICERECNYKTKGGSIKRRLLKRFLSDYYTPYLPEKPSVNIDSKKAKVAIVGGGPGGLLCAWELSKKGYNVTIFDNNPKLGGAVRYIPKYRLPEDVLDSAVNNLVRIGGIKVETIKVNGGDPIAGLKEKGFSAFFVATGTPYPRALTLGIKPVDWHGLENVEYGLTFLDQAGKNELPLDYYKDKRVIVIGGGNVAFDAARTAYRMGGKVTMVCLETWDKKHKDGIPADTEELEGAHQEGIRIVYSRGVRKVIGENNKFTKVDCPKCTSVFDEKGFNPKFDTSDCIEIEGDVLLITIGQAWDRSFLQASGLFDENGRLAVDPVTHQSLLKKEVFLGGDVRRVGFMVDAMAEGRQAADSIDKYLRGLGLQRWIVRYEGSNAPLREVYKPEPTAKWTSPDKRMNFDVFEKGFTIDEAIKEARRCLECGPCISCKACVSAGIQPELPAVKIEENLCSGCGICVAACNYNTAHLTETEQLFDGRVIGTKRISYTDPVLCKACGMCVAACPSGARSLVPDFSIEKQNADYDPGIVCFYCKFGWGYTFDQEKLDKIKKMIPVVCIGKVDATDILKAFSKGADGVLLLGCADGDCHFQDGNQEARKRIYLLHSILESFGIEKERLEVVTGIDPQAEKVLGIINGLADRIKGLGPKTSVGG